A genomic region of Fusarium falciforme chromosome 4, complete sequence contains the following coding sequences:
- a CDS encoding Non-specific serine/threonine protein kinase, with amino-acid sequence MSRNTTTRKYGKQSKRSKAERLFAELPQSPIRTKPAQKHEEDSISLLTEKISSIKIDKEKPPTNKAQRSKKQPPPIETPDVEVAPPEQDKPLEEPNEDAPLTDEPPLDTTKEEEPEPSTEPSEVEKAPIEVPEETTQEPPLRILTWDDVCPPGDKIDKIAEASYAEVYRVRNDRGTSIIKVIRLPSPIKPQTKAQVRSGLVDEEPHSEEDIQGELQISEWLADIPGFVIYKERYVVQGKTTRELLETHQSFQKKMKRQDPDRAQFYPSPSRYLDDTRFLVVELGDAGTALEDWNLTTESQLWDIFLLQAIALARAEDLVMFEHRDLHEGNLCIRQVKPPKKMGSPSKGFFGFSGLDITILDYGLSRGEDLSIDDAKPVAYDLEKDLSIFTSTHAPQCKVYRQMRSFLLRADRTCLPPEAHNTPYAKGIDGPLSWDAYAPYTNVLWLAYLYEYLTEHFAGDKKELARFKKETREMWKYLNPDADESVPCFGCAADVVCFAVEAGWMREEQLNGAEESIVEREDSIITTREELREETQERTPLRRSTRKR; translated from the exons ATGTCGCGAAACACTACAACACGAAAATATGGCAAGCAATCGAAGCGCTCAAAGGCCGAGCGCCTGTTCGCCGAGCTTCCTCAGAGCCCAATACGGACGAAACCAGCACAGAAGCACGAGGAAGACTCAATATCCTTACTGACGGAGAAAATATCGTCAATTAAAATCGACAAGGAAAAACCTCCCACTAATAAAGCGCAGAGGTCGAAAAAACAGCCACCTCCCATCGAAACGCCTGATGTTGAGGTTGCTCCCCCAGAGCAGGACAAGCCGCTTGAGGAACCTAACGAAGATGCTCCACTAACCGACGAGCCACCTTTGGATAcaacaaaagaagaagaaccagAACCATCAACTGAGCCCTCAGAAGTCGAAAAAGCTCCGATAGAAGTCCCCGAGGAGACCACCCAAGAACCACCACTCCGAATTCTGACTTGGGATGACGTCTGTCCGCCAGGGGACAAGATTGACAAAATTGCCGAAGCATCTTACGCCGAAGTCTATCGTGTCAGAAATGACCGAGGAACAAGTATTATCAAGGTTATACGGCTACCGTCACCTATCAAACCACAGACCAAGGCCCAAGTGCGCTCCGGTCTTGTCGACGAAGAGCCGCATTCCGAAGAGGACATTCAGGGTGAACTTCAAATCTCGGAATGGTTGGCCGATATCCCAGGATTTGTGATATACAAGGAACGATATGTTGTTCAAGGGAAAACGACAAGGGAGCTGCTCGAAACACATCAATCGTTtcagaagaagatgaagcggCAAGACCCAGACAGGGCTCAGTTCTATCCTTCACCGAGTCGGTACTTAGACGACACGCGGTTTCTGGTTGTTGAGCTAGGCGACGCTGGGACGGCGCTCGAAGATTGGAACTTGACGACCGAGAGCCAGCTATGGGATATTTTCCTCCTACAGGCCATTGCCCTAGCGAGAGCGGAGGATCTTGTCATGTTTGAG CATCGCGACCTTCATGAGGGCAACCTATGCATTAGGCAAGTCAAGCCGCCCAAGAAGATGGGCTCCCCATCTAAGggcttctttggcttctcggGCCTCGACATCACCATCCTAGACTATGGCTTATCACGAGGGGAAGACCTCTCGATCGACGATGCGAAACCTGTGGCTTACGATCTCGAAAAAGATCTCAGCATTTTCACAAGCACTCACGCACCGCAATGCAAAGTCTATCGCCAAATGCGATCATTCCTGCTTCGCGCAGACCGGACCTGTCTTCCACCAGAAGCTCACAATACCCCATACGCCAAGGGCATAGATGGCCCGCTCTCTTGGGATGCATATGCTCCTTATACCAACGTGCTCTGGCTGGCATACCTCTATGAGTACCTGACAGAGCATTTCGCCGGCGATAAGAAGGAGCTTGCACGGTTCAAGAAGGAGACACGGGAAATGTGGAAATACCTAAACCCAGACGCAGATGAGAGCGTGCCGTGCTTTGGTTGCGCAGCAGATGTGGTCTGCTTTGCGGTCGAAGCCGGCTGGATGCGAGAGGAGCAGCTCAATGGGGCAGAGGAATCAATTGTTGAGCGAGAAGACAGCATCATTACGACTCGCGAGGAGCTGAGGGAGGAAACACAGGAGCGGACACCACTAAGGAGATCAACACGAAAGCGATAA